The Brassica oleracea var. oleracea cultivar TO1000 chromosome C6, BOL, whole genome shotgun sequence genome includes a region encoding these proteins:
- the LOC106297714 gene encoding glutathione S-transferase T2-like, with protein MKHQSSGQNEDDVMKAAHEIFFNDYQAKFTMEHCWRELRHDQKWKSVFKSRDGAKEKRKEAEEVIHGDEVRPPGVKASKAAKRKRHRNEAAYDRLQSILDLKQNISKQKLLDRLLSKKETLTESEVSLKDKLVVQVAMSRVAMSVAGSLVAMSGSRVAMSVAGCTMFRH; from the exons ATGAAGCACCAATCAAGTGGTCAAAATGAGGATGATGTCATGAAGGCTGCTCATGAGATCTTCTTCAATGATTATCAAGCGAAGTTCACCATGGAACACTGTTGGAGGGAACTGAGACATGATCAGAAGTGGAAGTCAGTTTTTAAGTCAAGAGATGGCGCCAAGGAGAAAAGGAAGGAAGCTGAGGAGGTGATACATGGGGACGAGGTTAGACCGCCTGGTGTTAAGGCTTCCAAAGCAGCCAAACGCAAGAGGCATAGGAATGAAGCTGCATATGATCGACTACAGAGCATTCTAGACTTGAAACAGAACATATCCAAACAGAAACTACTAGATCGTCTCCTGTCAAAAAAAGAAACTCTCACTGAAAGTGAGGTGTCTCTGAAGGACAAACTC GTTGTGCAG GTTGCTATGTCACGGGTTGCTATGTCTGTTGCTGGATCACTGGTTGCTATGTCTGGATCACGGGTTGCTATGTCTGTTGCTG GTTGTACTATGTTTCGACACTAG